The sequence ATGCTGGTTACGCGAAAGCGTGATGCCAGTGGCATCCACGCCGTAATTTTCAGCCGCCCAAAGCAGCAACCCGCCCCAGCCGGCGCCCACGTCCAGAAAGCGCTCACCCTGACGCAGCTTCAATTTGCGGCAGATGAGGTCGAGCTTGGCCTCCTGGGCCTGCGCCAGCGTCATGCCGGGTTCGCGATAATAGGCGCAAGAATAGACGCGCCGCGGGTCGAGCCACAAGGCGTAAAACTCATCCGACAAGTCATAATGAAATTCGATCTGCTTGGCATCGCGTTCGACGGAATGCCGCCATACGGACGTCACTTTGCGTATCAGCTCGGTCAACCATCCGCCACGAGCAGCATCGACCGGCGACCCGGGCAGAAGCGCGGCCGCCGCGGCCATTACATCGCGCATGCTGCCTTGGATGTCAATCCGGCCCTCGACGTAATCCTGACCCAAGACCCCCACGGAGCCCTCGGCCAGGTGAGCCAGGGCCCCCTTGTCGCGAGCGGCAAAGCGCACCTTGGCCTGAGGCGGCCCCAATACGGTCCCGTCAGGCAGTTGAAGTTGTACCGACACCGGCAGGGCGGCAAGCTTACGTTCGACAACAGACAGCAAAGGATTAACCAATTCCCTCTCCACTGGAACATGACCGACACAGCGACTTTATCGGAAAACAGTTGAAATTTGTACGTAAGGGCGTGCGTGCTACAGTCATTGGCTCGGCCAATCCTGGGGAACCTCCCGCTGCATGCCGAGCCGCCCGCTGTTTTCCGCCCCCCAGATGCCACCTTCTTCCCCCCGCCTGCCTCCCGTTCCGAATCCTTAGGCCGCAGCCTGCCAGGCTGGCTCATCCTGATGGGCGCACTCACCGCCATCGGACCTTTCTCCATTGATATGTATCTGCCGGCGTTTCCGACGATCGCGCAGAACCTTGGGGTGGCGCGCGGGGACGTCGAGCGCACGCTGGCGGCCTATCTGGTCGGGCTGGCCATGGCACAGGTGGTCTATGGCCCTCTGGCTGACCGCTACGGACGCAAGCTGCCCGTCATGGCGGGGCTGGTGCTCTACATCGTGGCCTCGCTGGGCTGTGCGCTGGCTGGCAACATCGAGTCGCTGACCTGGTGGCGGGTGATTCAGGCGCTGGGGGGCGCGGCCGGCGTGGTCATCCCGCGCGCGGTCATCCGCGATCACTATGAGACGCAGGATGCCGCCCGAGCCATGTCGCTGCTCATGCTCATCATGGGGCTCGCCCCGATTCTGGCACCGCTGGCTGGCGGACAACTGCTCAGTATCGTCGGTTGGCGCAGCCTGTTCTGGCTCATGGCCCTAGCGGCGGCCGCCATGTTGACCAGCGTCATTTTCATCATGAAGGAATCCCTCGCTCCCGAACGAGTCGTCCCCCTGCGCTGGCATACCATTTTCGGCAACTACGGTGCCCTGCTGACGCACCGCTCGTTTCTGGCCCACAGCCTGGCAGGCGGCCTGGGACAGGCGGGGATGTTTGCTTACATCGTGGGTTCACCACGCATCTTTATCGAGTACTACGGGGTGGCGCCGCAATACTATGGTTTGCTGTTTGGCGCCAATGCCGCAGCGCTCATCGTGGGCTCGCAGGTCAGCGCCCGACTGCTGCGCCGCCTGCAGCCAGCGACCTTGCAGCGCCGAGCCCAGAACGCGCTGGCCATCGCCAGCCTTACCGCGGTGGTATTGACCATTACCGGCATGATGAGCCTGCCGCTCTTGATGCTTTGCCTGATCGGCTATATGTTCAGCCAGGGTTTCGTGAATCCGAACTCGGCCGCGCTGGCCCTGGCCGAGCAGGGCCGACGACTGGGTGCCGCCTCGGCCATGCTGGGCACCTTGCAGTTATCCTGCGGAGCATTGGCCGGTCTGATCATCAGCCTCTGGCAGACGCAAAGCGCCCTGCCGCTGACCACGGTGCTGGCAGGGTGTGCCTGCCTGTCTTGGGCGGCCGGGCGCATCGCAAGACGCGGGGCTTGACCTCGAATTGCAATTCGTCGTATAGTCGAAGACTGAGCATTAATTCCATATCCCGTGCGTGACTACTATGCTTTGTAGTTGCCACATTACTTACTTCTGCCTGGGTTTTTTTCTAGTCAGCGGCTAAGCGGGTATAAGCACGGGCCAGCTTGCGGGTCATCAGCACTACGATGACCGCTACACGCAGCGGCCCTCATCCAGGTTTTTGGGTGGCTAGCAGGAGATTTCCAATCCCTGCTTGTGCGAATATCCCCCTTAGCCTCGGCCTTGCGAGACTCCCGGCGAATAAACACAAGAGGTGCATCCATGGCACGTGTTTGCCAAGTAACCGGCAAAGGCCCGATGGTGGGCAACAATGTTTCGCACGCCAACAACAAAACCAAGCGCCGCTTCCTGCCCAACCTGCAGTCGCGCCGCTTCTGGGTTGAGAGCGAAAACCGCTGGGTCCGTCTGCGCGTGACGGCCAAGGCCATCCGCACGATCGACAAGAACGGCATCGACGCCGTGCTGGCCGACCTGCGCGCACGCGGCGAAGTGGCCTAAGCCCGGCGCAGCCCCATCACGCCTCATTCCGTGCGCGCCACATAGCGCCACGAACTGCAAATTCATACTAGGAGCCCGACATGGCCAAAGGTATCCGCGAAAAGATCAAGCTCGAGTCGACCGCCGGCACGGGCCATTTCTACACGACCACCAAGAACAAGCGCAACATGCCCGAAAAGATGCTGATCAAGAAGTTTGATCCGGTCGCTCGCAAGCACGTTGACTACAAGGAAACCAAGCTGAAGTAATTCAGCCGTTTCGGTCGCAAAAGCCCTGCCCTCGCAGGGCTTTTTGTTTTTGCACCCGGAAACAAGCAGAAAGCGGCAAAAACAGGCGCGAATTCGTACGGTAACGCCGCCGCCGGCACCCTTACACTCGACCAAAAGACCACTGCCCCAGCCTCATGCGCTCTTGCAACGCTTTCCTGCTAGGTTTGGCCCTCATGGCGGCGGGCTCCGTTGCCCGGGCGCAAGACTCCCCCCCATCAGGCTGGGCGAAGTCCAATCCATGGTCGCCGACAAAGAGTTTGCGCAGGGCTGGCGCATGGCCCTGGAGGACATCAACCAGGCCGGCGGCGTCCTGGGCCGTCCAGTGCAAGTCGTGCCGATCAAGATTGCCCCCGGCGCACCAGTGCCGAACGTCATTGCGCTCTTCGACCCAGAACCTGACAGCGCGCAAGCCTTGCTGACATCCCGGCAGGCCGCCGCGTGGCAGCTGCCCTACCTGGTCGTACGCGCCCCCAGCGACCGTCTGGTCTGGCAGGAAGGCAATCGCTATACCTTCCGCCTGGCACCCTCGAGCCGGATGCGCATCGCCGCGCTCGCCCCCGGGCACTGGCCCTGCGACAGACACGCTGGGCCCTTGTTCATGCCGCTTCCCAGGATGGGCAGGAGCAGGCCGCGTCGTTTGCTGCCACATTGGCGGCCTTCCAAGCCAGGCACGACATCGTCAGCCGCCAGGCCGTCACCGCCGGTCAAGTCAATGCAGACCTGATGCGGGCCTTGCAAGCCAGCCATACGCAGGCGCTACTGGTGGCCCTGCGCGGTCAGGATCTGATTACCTTCAGCAAACTGGTCCTGCAGTTGCCCACCCTGCAACAGTTGCCGGCAATCATCCTGCATGGCGAAGACCTGCCCGACAGGGCGCCGGCTGGCTGGATCGTCGCCACACACGGCGCCCTGAATGAGCAAGATGGCTTTGCCATTGAGTACGGCGCACGCATGGGGCACCCGCCCAATCTGGCGGCCTTGCAAGGCTATGTGGCGCTGCACAGCCTCGTCGCGGCGCTGCGCACGGCGCAATCTGCCGACCCCGAGAAACTGACAGATGCATTCGAGGGGCTGCGTGTAGACAGCGCAGTAGGGCCCATCCTGTACCGTAAGGCAGACCATCAATCCACCATGGGCCTGTCGCTAGGCGTATGGGAAGAAAAAGGTTCATCGCGGAATAGCGTGGAGCCGTGCTTGATTGCCGTTACGCTTGATCCTTGATTTTTCAAGGATCAAGGCCGGGATCATGCTGGACCGCAAGACGATCGAGAGGTTGGGTGGGTGGGAAGGTTATCGGGTGGAGCGGGTCGTGTGGCCTGAAGGTGAGAGCCGGACGGTCACGATTTACCTGAAGCCTTCAGCGCGAACGATGCACTGCGAGCACTGCGGCAACCGATGTCGGCAGGTGCATGAGACGACCACGCGCCGGGTGCGGGATCTGCCGCTAATGGCGCTGCGAGTGACGCTGGTAGTGCCGCGTCGGCGGGTCTGGTGCGAGCAGTGCAGTGGACCGCATCTGGAGAGGCTGAGCTGGCTGGGCCGTTACCAGCGAGTGACCGACCGGCTGGCCGAGGCGGTCAGCCAGTTGCTTGAGTCCAGCAACATTCTGGCCGTGGCGCGCTTCTTCCAACTGGGTTGGCACACGGTCAAGGCGCTGGACAAGGCCCTGCTGCGACGGGCGATCCAAGAGCCGGACTGGAGTCAGATCCACTACCTAGCGATGGACGAGTTCGCTCTACACAAGGGCCATCGTTATGCCACGGTCGTTGTCGATCCGATCCGCCGTCAGGTGCTATGGATCGGTGATGGCCGCTCGCGCGAGACGGCCAGAGCCTTCTTCGAACAACTGCCAACTGGGGTTGCCCAGCAGATCCGGGCCGTAGCGATCGACATGACGACGGCCTATGAGCTGGAGATCCAGGCCAACTGCCCCAACGCCGAGATCGTCTACGACCTGTTCCACGTCGTGGCCAAGTACGGCCGTGAAGTGATAGACCGGGTGCGTGTAGACCAAGCGAACCAGTTGCGGCACGACAAGCCGGCCCGCCGGGTGATCAAGTCCAGTCGCTGGCTACTGCTGCGCAATCGCAAAAACCTCGATCCGTGCCAATCGGTAAAGTTGGACGAGTTGCTCCAGGCCAACCAGCCCTTGCTCACCGCTTATCTGATGCGCGATGAGCTCAAACAGCTGTGGTTCTACCAACACCCCGGCTACGCCCGCCAGGCATGGGATCACTGGCTGCAACAGGCTCAGGGCAGCGGCATCGCCGCCTTGGCTCACTTCGCGCTCAAGCTAAAAGCCTATCTGCACGGGATTCTGTCTCGCTGTCGCCACCGGCTCAACACCAGCATCGTCGAGGGCATCAACAACACCATCAAAGTCATCAAGCGCCGCGCCTACGGCTACCGCGATCAGGAGTACTTCTTCCTCAAGATCCGGTCTGCATTCCCCGGTATTCCTCGATGAACCAAGAAAAAGGGCTCGGCCCGCTCACCTATCTCGAGGGCAGCCGGCTGCAACTGCCTGACGCCGTGGCGCAACGGCTGCGCAAGCCCGTGAGAACGACGCCGCCTGCGCCGCCGCCAAGCGTCAGTTCTGCCGCCGTGCCTCACCTGCCCACGTTCGACGCATCTGGATTGCACCCCGGAGGAACCGCGCTTTCGGCCTGGCCCGACTGATGTGCCGTGCCGGGCGGCCCACACTCCAGGAAGCAGCGGGCCTGACAAGAACGGCATACGGCAGGATCCAGGCGCTGGTAGATGCTGCCAATGGCAGTGGCCTTGTCGGGAAAGATGTGATCCGGGCCCAGGCGCTCGACGAAGCCCGTGCGCTGCCACGTCGCCAGCACCTCGGGCCACGGACGATGAAAATAAATATCACCGCCCAGGGCCCTTCGGCGCTTGAGTTCGTCTTCCCAGACCTGCGCCCCCGCCTGATCAATGAAGTTCATGCTCTTGGTCATAACCAGCAAATGGGGCGCCCCCCCTGCCGCAAGGCGCCCAACCGCTCGTCCACATAAGCGGCGGCACCAAAGTAAACCGAACCTTCCATACGCAACAGACATAGCTGCGGACACGGCGGCAATACCGGGGCGCTGCTGTCTCGCACCACGAAATGACGTGCAGCATCCTGCGCATCGATCCCCATGATGCGCATCGCAGGCCGCGAGGTGCGATACAAGTAGGCCGACAACGACAGCAAGGCGCCCAGCATGATGGCCACTTCCATGCGGATGAACAAGGTCGCGGCCATCGTGGCCGCGGCGATCATGGCCTCGTTGCGATCGACTTTGGCCAACCAGTACCACCGCGAGACATCGAGCAGGGTCCAGGCCACCAGCAATAGCAAGGCGGCGATGGCCGCATAAGGGATGTGAGCGAGCAAGGGTACGCTCAGCAACACCAGCCCCACCAGTATCAGAGCCGAGAACACCGCAGCCATGGGGGTGCGTGCACCGGCTTCATAGTTGGGCAACGACCGGTTCAGCGATCCGCAGGACAAATAACAGGAAAACAAGCCGCCGACGGCATTGGACAGCCCCTGCCCGAAGAACTCCCGGTTCGGATCGATGACCTGGCCTGAACGCTGGGCCACCGCTTTGGCGATGGAGATGGACTGCGCCAGGGCCACGATGGTCAGCGGCACGGCCACACCCAGCATATCGGGCAGCCGGCGCCACTCCACGTCAGGAATATGCAGCGGCGGCAAAGGCTGCGCGATAGGCCCCAGCACAGCTAGCCCGGCGCCAAGCATATCCATCAGCCAGCCGGCGAGCGTGCCAGCCGCGAGCCCGACCAGCATATGCGGACGGCGCCGATCCCAGCGCCGCACCGCCAGTGCGCTGACCAACGTGACCACGGTCACGACGATGGCGCCTGCACTGATCCGCCCTGCAAACAGGGCTGAGAACGTTTCCGACAGGCCATGCGCGGCCTCGCGAGGCACGCCAAAAGCATCCTTCAAGGCATGCAGGGCAATCAGGATCGCTGCGCCACTGGTAAAGCCGAACAGTGCCGCCGGCGAAATGAAATTGGCCAGCACGCCCAGCCGCAACAAACTCACTGCCAGTTGCATCAGCCCCACCAGCACGGTGACGGCCAGCGCCAGCTCGATATAGCCGGGCGAACCCGGCACGGCCATGGGTGCGAGCACGGCCAGCAAGGCCAGCGAGTTGGCATTGGTAGGACCGGACAAGACATGCCGGCTAGAGCCGAAGAGTCCGGCAATGACGCAGGGCACCACTGCGCTGTAAAGCCCATATTGCGGCGGCAAGCCGGCCAGCAAGGCAAATGCCATGCCCTGCGGAAGCACGAGCAACGCGCCGAGCAGTCCAGCCATCGCATCGCTGCGCAGGACGGCGGGCGTAATGTCGAGAACCCAGCTTCCCATCCATCGAGCAGCGCGCAAGTATCTCCCCTTGTTTGTTGATTGCGCGACATCCGCGCCAAGGCGCCTAGCGTAATCTGCGCCACGCACTCACGCAACGAGTGCGTGGCATTGCAAACACCTTAAAACAAGACCTCGCACGCGGCCGTGCATCCTGTTTCTCGCGAAAACAACATCTCGTAAGTATTAAACCGCGTAAAAATTCATGCGCGCGCCGTAGTTTCCGCTATCATCGGGCGCGTGGTGCCGGACATCCGTCGCAAGCGCCGCTTTATTACCCAACATACGGATCTTGACCATGGCTACCAAAGCAAAAGCTCCCGCCAAGAAAGTCACCAAAACCGCCACCAAGGCTCCTGCCAAGAAGGCCGTCGCCACCAAGCCGGCCGTGAAGAAGACGGCCACCGCTGCCGTGCGCCCCATCAAGGAAGCACTGAACAAGTCGCAACTGATCGCTCACCTGGTTGAAAGCACCAGCGTCGAAGCCAAGTCGGTCAAGGCAGTTCTGGCTGGCCTCGAAGCCGCCGTGCTGGGTTCGGTTGACAAGAAGGGTGCTGGCGAATTCACGCTGGCTGGCCTGTTCAAGGTTGCCGTGCAAAAGGTTCCGGCCAAGGCCAAGCGCTTCGGCAAGGATCCGTTCACTGGCCAAGAGCGTTGGTTCCCGGCCAAGCCGGCTTCGGTGAAGGTCAAGGTTCGCCCGCTCAAGAAGCTCAAGGACGCAGCGCAGTAAGCCTCGTCGTCCGGTCAAACCGGAAAGAGCCCGCCTCAGAGACCTGAGGCGGGCTCTTTCTTTTGGGGGTTGATTGCAGCCCACTTATCTTGATATAAAGATACTCTACATAAAGATAAGTGCCTCATGAAAGACCACGTCGACCTTGTCCTAGCCCAATGGGCGCAACAACGCCCGGATCTGGACGTCTCTGCGATGGCGGTTTGCAGCCGCCTGTTTCGCATGAACATCGTCGCCGCGCGTAATGCCGACCGAGCTTTTCGCGCGCACGGCATGCATCAGGGTGAATTCGATGTACTGGCCACGTTGTTTCGGGCCGGCCTGCCCTACAGCATGAGCCCACAGCAACTGATCGGGGCTTTGCTGCTGTCTTCGGGCGCGATGACCAACCGGCTGGACCGGCTCGAGAGTGCCGGCCTGATCGCGCGCAGCCCGAATCCCGAGGACCGCCGCAGCGTGCTGGTTTCACTCACCCAGCAAGGTCAGCGCGCCTTGCGCCACGTGCTGGAGGCATATCTGGATGAAATGGAGCAGACCCTGGCTCCGCTGAACGCCAGCGAACGCCGTCAGCTCGCCGGCCTGCTCAAGCGCCTGCTGGCCCCGCACGATCAACATGCCCCTGGAGGCGTCGAATTTTGAACTCCCGTCTTACTCCCGCGATGGTTTTCCTGATGTCAGTGGCCACCGGCCTGGCGGTGGCCGGCAACTATTACGCCCAGCCTCTGCTGCATATCATCGGCGAACAATTCCAGGTCTCCAACGCCACCACGGGCAGCATCGTTACGATTGCCCAATTGAGCTACGCCGTTGGCCTGGTGCTGATCGTTCCGTTGGGCGACCTGGTGGAGCGGCGCCGACTCATCGTCTTCATGACGGCGCTGTCGGCCGTCGGGCTGTTGATATCGGCCAGCGCCCCTGGCATCAGCTGGTTGATGCTGGGCACCTTCCTGACCGGCATGCTGTCGGTCGTCGCCCAGGTGCTGGTGCCGTTTGCTGCGACGCTGGCCGACCCGGCGCAGCGCGGCCGCATCGTCGGCACGCTCATGAGCGGTTTGCTGCTTGGCATTCTGCTGGCGCGCACCGCCTCGGGGGTCCTGGCCGATCTGGGCGGTTGGCGCACGGTCTATTGGGTAGCCTCGGTGCTGCTGCTGGGGATGTCTGTCGTGCTGTGGCGTATCCTGCTCGATCACCGCGGCTCGGCCCAACTGAGCTACCCGCGCCTGCTGATGTCCATCGTCCATCTCTACCGTGAAGAGCCGCTACTGCGCGCGCGCTCTATCATCGGCGGGCTTATCTTCGCCTGCTTCAGCATGTTGTGGACGCCGCTGACCTTCCTGCTGTCGAGCCCGCCCTACGGCTACAGCACCACGACCATCGGGCTGTTCGGCCTGGCCGGTGCGCTCGGCGCCTACGCGGCCCGCGCCTTTGGACGCATGGCAGATCAGGGCCTGGGCAACCGCGCCACGGTTGCAGGCCTGGTCCTGCTGCTGGGATCCTGGGGACTGATCGCCTGGGGCGCCCACGCCGTCATCCCCCTGCTGATCGGCATCATCATCCAGGACATGGCTATCCAGGGCGTGCACGTGACCAATCAGAGCGCCGTCTACCGGCTGCGCCCGGAGGCGCGCAGCCGGCTCACGGCTGGCTATATGACGTCTTATTTCATTGGTGGAGCCGCCGGCTCGCTCGCGTCGGCCTGGATCTACGGCCATTATGGATGGTATGGGGTGACGGCCACGGGCGCTATCACCGCCCTGCTGGCGCTGCTCTACGGCTGCCTGGCCAAGGGGCCAG comes from Bordetella holmesii ATCC 51541 and encodes:
- a CDS encoding bacterial DNA-binding family protein, coding for MATKAKAPAKKVTKTATKAPAKKAVATKPAVKKTATAAVRPIKEALNKSQLIAHLVESTSVEAKSVKAVLAGLEAAVLGSVDKKGAGEFTLAGLFKVAVQKVPAKAKRFGKDPFTGQERWFPAKPASVKVKVRPLKKLKDAAQ
- a CDS encoding sulfate transporter family protein, with amino-acid sequence MGSWVLDITPAVLRSDAMAGLLGALLVLPQGMAFALLAGLPPQYGLYSAVVPCVIAGLFGSSRHVLSGPTNANSLALLAVLAPMAVPGSPGYIELALAVTVLVGLMQLAVSLLRLGVLANFISPAALFGFTSGAAILIALHALKDAFGVPREAAHGLSETFSALFAGRISAGAIVVTVVTLVSALAVRRWDRRRPHMLVGLAAGTLAGWLMDMLGAGLAVLGPIAQPLPPLHIPDVEWRRLPDMLGVAVPLTIVALAQSISIAKAVAQRSGQVIDPNREFFGQGLSNAVGGLFSCYLSCGSLNRSLPNYEAGARTPMAAVFSALILVGLVLLSVPLLAHIPYAAIAALLLLVAWTLLDVSRWYWLAKVDRNEAMIAAATMAATLFIRMEVAIMLGALLSLSAYLYRTSRPAMRIMGIDAQDAARHFVVRDSSAPVLPPCPQLCLLRMEGSVYFGAAAYVDERLGALRQGGRPICWL
- a CDS encoding transposase family protein — its product is MLDRKTIERLGGWEGYRVERVVWPEGESRTVTIYLKPSARTMHCEHCGNRCRQVHETTTRRVRDLPLMALRVTLVVPRRRVWCEQCSGPHLERLSWLGRYQRVTDRLAEAVSQLLESSNILAVARFFQLGWHTVKALDKALLRRAIQEPDWSQIHYLAMDEFALHKGHRYATVVVDPIRRQVLWIGDGRSRETARAFFEQLPTGVAQQIRAVAIDMTTAYELEIQANCPNAEIVYDLFHVVAKYGREVIDRVRVDQANQLRHDKPARRVIKSSRWLLLRNRKNLDPCQSVKLDELLQANQPLLTAYLMRDELKQLWFYQHPGYARQAWDHWLQQAQGSGIAALAHFALKLKAYLHGILSRCRHRLNTSIVEGINNTIKVIKRRAYGYRDQEYFFLKIRSAFPGIPR
- the rpmB gene encoding ribosomal protein L28; its protein translation is MVGNNVSHANNKTKRRFLPNLQSRRFWVESENRWVRLRVTAKAIRTIDKNGIDAVLADLRARGEVA
- a CDS encoding sugar (and other) transporter family protein, translating into MVFLMSVATGLAVAGNYYAQPLLHIIGEQFQVSNATTGSIVTIAQLSYAVGLVLIVPLGDLVERRRLIVFMTALSAVGLLISASAPGISWLMLGTFLTGMLSVVAQVLVPFAATLADPAQRGRIVGTLMSGLLLGILLARTASGVLADLGGWRTVYWVASVLLLGMSVVLWRILLDHRGSAQLSYPRLLMSIVHLYREEPLLRARSIIGGLIFACFSMLWTPLTFLLSSPPYGYSTTTIGLFGLAGALGAYAARAFGRMADQGLGNRATVAGLVLLLGSWGLIAWGAHAVIPLLIGIIIQDMAIQGVHVTNQSAVYRLRPEARSRLTAGYMTSYFIGGAAGSLASAWIYGHYGWYGVTATGAITALLALLYGCLAKGPASPQPRLPHPRPSTSYNLGFERPSAGRTHPYFYARVHAGTLSTYSRRSGRPRRLAGP
- a CDS encoding periplasmic binding family protein, yielding MVADKEFAQGWRMALEDINQAGGVLGRPVQVVPIKIAPGAPVPNVIALFDPEPDSAQALLTSRQAAAWQLPYLVVRAPSDRLVWQEGNRYTFRLAPSSRMRIAALAPGHWPCDRHAGPLFMPLPRMGRSRPRRLLPHWRPSKPGTTSSAARPSPPVKSMQT
- a CDS encoding drug resistance transporter, Bcr/CflA subfamily protein, with translation MGALTAIGPFSIDMYLPAFPTIAQNLGVARGDVERTLAAYLVGLAMAQVVYGPLADRYGRKLPVMAGLVLYIVASLGCALAGNIESLTWWRVIQALGGAAGVVIPRAVIRDHYETQDAARAMSLLMLIMGLAPILAPLAGGQLLSIVGWRSLFWLMALAAAAMLTSVIFIMKESLAPERVVPLRWHTIFGNYGALLTHRSFLAHSLAGGLGQAGMFAYIVGSPRIFIEYYGVAPQYYGLLFGANAAALIVGSQVSARLLRRLQPATLQRRAQNALAIASLTAVVLTITGMMSLPLLMLCLIGYMFSQGFVNPNSAALALAEQGRRLGAASAMLGTLQLSCGALAGLIISLWQTQSALPLTTVLAGCACLSWAAGRIARRGA
- a CDS encoding STAS domain protein, which translates into the protein MTKSMNFIDQAGAQVWEDELKRRRALGGDIYFHRPWPEVLATWQRTGFVERLGPDHIFPDKATAIGSIYQRLDPAVCRSCQARCFLECGPPGTAHQSGQAESAVPPGCNPDASNVGR
- a CDS encoding periplasmic binding domain protein; translated protein: MRALQASHTQALLVALRGQDLITFSKLVLQLPTLQQLPAIILHGEDLPDRAPAGWIVATHGALNEQDGFAIEYGARMGHPPNLAALQGYVALHSLVAALRTAQSADPEKLTDAFEGLRVDSAVGPILYRKADHQSTMGLSLGVWEEKGSSRNSVEPCLIAVTLDP
- a CDS encoding marR family protein; translation: MAVCSRLFRMNIVAARNADRAFRAHGMHQGEFDVLATLFRAGLPYSMSPQQLIGALLLSSGAMTNRLDRLESAGLIARSPNPEDRRSVLVSLTQQGQRALRHVLEAYLDEMEQTLAPLNASERRQLAGLLKRLLAPHDQHAPGGVEF
- the rpmG gene encoding ribosomal protein L33, which translates into the protein MAKGIREKIKLESTAGTGHFYTTTKNKRNMPEKMLIKKFDPVARKHVDYKETKLK